In Alteromonas mediterranea DE, a single genomic region encodes these proteins:
- a CDS encoding efflux RND transporter permease subunit, giving the protein MKTFNFDKDKSYPWYTLFYRRGHLLVLSLLILITAGLSALGSLPRIEDPRIDTRNALIITQYPGASAERVEALVSDVLEDRLREISEIKEVKSTSRAGISIILIETQDWINNTSNEQLFSEIRDAIGAAAELFPEGAMAPIFDEKRGATAFTLLLSVRAEHFENTPITLTARLAQELTDRLRNVSGTELVRVYGAPEEEISVNIDPIKLAATGLNLQQVSALIRRADPKLPAGMLNTQQSNLRFTVGEGLNGVNMIASIPLVNQQGRYLRVEDVATVERGYKTPRNEVAFLNGEESIFVAARMQPSLRSDVWTKNALAVVEQFNRDFSGTLTATVAFEQNEYTATRLADLSMNLLMGCAVVMLVILLFMGFRAAWIVGLALPLCAAFALFSLSFYNEQIHQMSIFGMIIAIGLLIDNAIVITDEIRINLQDSNLTRVGAMAKSVSHLFAPLLASTLTTILGFMPIFLLDGNIGDFVGPIAISVVMALIGSLFISLTIIAALAARFLPKNDGESAQGMASQSWWKVGLQAPNLSLAFKRQLGRWIKQPVLVLSVIAVLCLSGFVLSGTLANVFFPSADRDQFEVYLWTKEGSSLDNTTAYVKKIDSAIRAEQSVKQVSWLVGGSAPSVYYNQMMTRDNMPYFANAVVSTDTVEDAVNLVGKLQRDLDIAYPKVQIVVRAFGQGPPIAAPVEVEIFGPDLNILNDLGDKVRMLMSQVDGISQSTASISMGEPELKINADSDNLSYLGLTLSELANQMQINFSGITGGSVLESTEEIPVRVRLDEAFRQNVTGVDAMPIPVAGNNAISWSPLAAVTHLSLQPATSSITRVDGERLNRIQAFLLPGVPAIDASNHLRDLLESRLILPEGYRIHLAGDADEQQQALGKLATYAPVLLVLMVTTLILTFTSLRLAGVIGLVAILSVGLGMFSLWISGLPVGFNPLLGCAGLIGVAINGSIVVIAAINANPKAKQGDTKAIVEETMSCSRHILSTTFTTVGGLIPLLLFSEGSFWPPLAVVLAGGVGFSVILSLVFTPTIVAAFQRYRYRNHTLA; this is encoded by the coding sequence GTGAAAACCTTCAACTTTGATAAAGACAAATCGTACCCGTGGTACACGCTTTTTTACCGCCGAGGACACCTGTTGGTGTTAAGCCTGCTTATTCTTATAACCGCTGGCCTTTCCGCCTTAGGCTCACTTCCACGTATAGAAGATCCACGAATAGATACCCGAAATGCACTTATCATAACGCAATATCCAGGTGCTTCAGCTGAACGAGTAGAAGCCTTAGTGAGTGACGTACTTGAAGATAGGCTAAGGGAAATCTCCGAAATTAAGGAAGTAAAGTCTACCTCTCGCGCAGGTATTTCAATCATTTTAATTGAAACGCAAGACTGGATTAACAATACCAGTAACGAGCAACTTTTCAGTGAAATTCGCGATGCGATTGGGGCGGCAGCGGAATTATTCCCGGAAGGTGCAATGGCGCCTATCTTCGATGAAAAGCGCGGGGCTACCGCATTCACCTTACTGCTTTCTGTTCGCGCCGAACACTTTGAAAATACACCTATTACGCTAACCGCCCGCCTAGCCCAAGAGCTCACCGACAGGCTGCGTAACGTAAGTGGAACCGAATTGGTTCGCGTCTATGGCGCGCCTGAAGAGGAAATAAGCGTTAATATCGACCCAATTAAACTTGCAGCCACCGGCCTCAACCTGCAGCAGGTCAGTGCGTTAATTCGTCGCGCCGACCCTAAGCTTCCCGCAGGCATGCTAAACACACAACAAAGCAATTTGCGTTTTACCGTGGGTGAGGGACTTAACGGCGTAAATATGATTGCTTCAATTCCTTTGGTTAACCAGCAAGGCCGCTATTTACGTGTCGAAGACGTTGCTACGGTAGAGCGAGGCTACAAAACGCCACGCAATGAAGTGGCCTTTTTAAACGGTGAAGAATCAATTTTTGTTGCAGCGCGAATGCAGCCTTCTCTTCGCTCGGATGTATGGACAAAAAACGCGCTAGCGGTGGTGGAGCAGTTTAACCGGGATTTTAGTGGTACTTTAACGGCCACTGTGGCGTTTGAGCAAAATGAGTACACCGCCACTCGCCTAGCCGACTTATCTATGAATCTGTTGATGGGTTGTGCAGTAGTTATGCTGGTTATTTTGCTTTTCATGGGCTTTCGCGCTGCGTGGATTGTGGGGCTTGCATTACCTTTGTGCGCGGCGTTTGCGCTATTTTCGTTAAGTTTTTACAACGAGCAAATTCACCAGATGTCTATTTTCGGCATGATCATCGCCATCGGCTTGCTTATAGACAACGCGATTGTTATCACCGACGAGATACGCATTAATTTGCAAGATTCGAATTTAACGCGGGTTGGGGCTATGGCGAAAAGTGTGTCTCACTTATTTGCTCCCCTTTTAGCGTCAACCCTTACCACTATCTTGGGCTTTATGCCTATCTTTTTGCTAGACGGAAACATCGGTGATTTCGTAGGGCCAATTGCGATAAGCGTGGTCATGGCGTTAATTGGTTCGCTGTTCATTTCCCTTACGATAATTGCTGCGCTTGCCGCCCGTTTCTTACCAAAAAACGATGGTGAATCTGCACAGGGTATGGCGTCGCAATCATGGTGGAAAGTGGGCCTTCAAGCACCGAATCTCAGTCTTGCGTTTAAACGGCAGCTTGGCCGATGGATTAAACAGCCTGTTTTAGTGCTGTCTGTTATCGCAGTGCTTTGCTTGTCGGGGTTCGTGCTATCGGGAACCTTAGCCAACGTGTTCTTCCCTAGTGCAGACAGAGATCAGTTTGAAGTGTATTTGTGGACGAAAGAGGGAAGCAGTCTCGACAATACCACCGCCTACGTTAAAAAAATTGATAGCGCGATACGCGCAGAGCAAAGTGTAAAGCAAGTAAGTTGGCTGGTGGGCGGCTCGGCCCCTTCAGTGTATTACAATCAAATGATGACCCGCGATAACATGCCGTATTTTGCTAATGCGGTGGTATCGACTGATACCGTAGAAGATGCGGTCAACCTTGTAGGCAAGTTACAGCGAGACCTTGATATTGCCTATCCGAAAGTACAAATTGTTGTTCGCGCCTTTGGTCAAGGCCCGCCTATAGCGGCGCCGGTGGAAGTAGAGATCTTTGGCCCAGACCTTAACATCCTAAACGACCTAGGGGATAAGGTGCGCATGTTAATGTCACAAGTAGACGGTATTTCCCAGTCAACTGCCAGTATCTCTATGGGCGAGCCAGAATTAAAAATTAACGCTGATAGCGACAACTTATCGTATTTAGGTTTGACTCTGTCTGAACTTGCCAATCAAATGCAGATTAACTTTTCGGGAATAACTGGCGGCTCGGTGTTAGAAAGCACAGAAGAGATCCCTGTTCGCGTTAGGCTTGATGAGGCATTTAGGCAAAATGTAACGGGCGTCGATGCGATGCCTATTCCAGTGGCCGGTAACAACGCTATTTCTTGGTCGCCGCTTGCCGCCGTGACGCATTTGTCGCTACAGCCTGCTACTAGCAGTATTACCCGGGTCGATGGAGAGAGGCTAAATAGAATTCAGGCATTTTTATTACCCGGCGTACCGGCCATAGATGCCAGTAATCATTTGCGTGACTTGTTAGAAAGCCGTCTCATTCTGCCCGAGGGCTATCGAATTCACTTAGCGGGAGATGCCGACGAGCAACAGCAGGCGCTAGGTAAGCTTGCCACCTATGCTCCGGTGCTATTGGTGTTGATGGTAACCACGTTAATCTTAACGTTTACCAGTCTTCGTTTGGCTGGCGTTATTGGCCTAGTGGCCATACTGTCGGTGGGGTTGGGTATGTTTAGCTTATGGATTTCTGGTTTACCCGTAGGCTTCAATCCGCTACTTGGCTGCGCCGGGCTTATTGGTGTTGCTATTAATGGGTCTATCGTGGTGATTGCCGCGATAAACGCCAACCCAAAAGCGAAGCAGGGCGACACTAAAGCTATTGTTGAAGAAACCATGAGCTGCAGCCGTCATATTCTGTCGACAACCTTTACCACGGTGGGGGGCTTAATTCCTTTATTACTCTTTAGCGAAGGGAGCTTCTGGCCGCCGTTGGCAGTGGTGCTGGCAGGGGGCGTTGGGTTCTCTGTGATATTGTCGTTAGTTTTTACCCCTACCATAGTGGCGGCGTTTCAAAGATATCGATATAGAAATCACACATTGGCATAA
- a CDS encoding DUF2982 domain-containing protein → MSGTSVEPIYIRAASKSNGITSLVLGCVGLIAAALWLAFLPDWLFLAGIFLTSAALVCLLVGYFKIREPDYSLEIAKDYITYRHRLGSWRIHWENLQRADCPRVRHGLDHIPLETIGFKIKSYTDFLNTISPRLATHLLMEQRPLLMQNTDENCASGSCYEQSMFDDKQYVMEDGTVIKGIKAMLAHRMVELRKRLGFDIFIASSELDRDVGEFAALIAQCQQARQSIETQATVHVQD, encoded by the coding sequence ATGTCTGGCACTAGTGTTGAACCTATCTATATTCGAGCAGCGTCTAAAAGTAACGGCATTACCAGTTTAGTGCTGGGATGCGTGGGGCTTATTGCTGCCGCGTTATGGCTGGCTTTCTTACCCGATTGGTTATTTTTAGCGGGCATCTTCCTAACCAGTGCGGCGCTCGTGTGTTTATTAGTCGGCTACTTCAAAATTCGCGAGCCAGACTACAGCTTAGAGATTGCGAAAGACTACATCACTTATCGCCACCGTTTAGGCAGTTGGCGCATCCATTGGGAGAACTTACAGCGGGCCGATTGCCCTCGCGTTAGGCATGGTTTAGACCATATCCCTCTTGAAACCATAGGGTTTAAGATTAAAAGTTATACAGACTTTTTAAATACCATTTCGCCAAGACTAGCGACCCATTTGTTGATGGAGCAACGGCCTTTGCTTATGCAAAATACCGATGAAAACTGTGCCTCAGGCAGTTGCTATGAACAATCGATGTTTGATGATAAACAGTACGTTATGGAAGACGGCACCGTTATAAAAGGGATTAAAGCTATGCTGGCTCATCGCATGGTTGAGCTAAGAAAGCGTCTTGGTTTTGATATTTTTATTGCCAGCTCAGAGCTTGACCGCGATGTGGGTGAATTCGCCGCACTTATAGCCCAATGCCAACAGGCGAGGCAGAGTATTGAAACGCAGGCTACGGTGCACGTTCAAGATTAG